The following coding sequences are from one Armatimonadota bacterium window:
- a CDS encoding SRPBCC family protein produces MRTVHEATIPAPPQTVFDLVWDVEGWPRLDPAYRWCRVLERGAGAVRFEMGGRIRGWPARWTALLTGDRSEGWLRFRHVGGLTTGMEVVWVLRARPPGTHVVLAHDLTLRWPVVGRLACDLVVGPVFIDWIARRTLRAVAAAVSGGR; encoded by the coding sequence ATGCGCACCGTGCATGAGGCCACCATCCCCGCTCCTCCGCAGACCGTCTTCGACCTGGTCTGGGATGTGGAAGGCTGGCCGCGGCTGGATCCGGCCTACCGGTGGTGCCGGGTACTGGAGCGGGGCGCGGGAGCTGTCCGGTTCGAGATGGGCGGGCGGATCAGAGGGTGGCCGGCCCGCTGGACGGCCCTCCTCACCGGCGACCGTTCCGAGGGGTGGCTGCGGTTCCGGCACGTCGGCGGCCTCACCACAGGCATGGAGGTGGTGTGGGTGCTGCGGGCCCGCCCCCCGGGCACCCACGTGGTCCTGGCCCACGACCTGACGCTGCGGTGGCCGGTGGTGGGCCGCCTGGCGTGCGACCTGGTGGTGGGGCCGGTGTTCATCGACTGGATCGCCCGCCGGACCCTCCGGGCCGTGGCGGCCGCGGTCTCCGGCGGGAGGTGA
- the fabF gene encoding beta-ketoacyl-ACP synthase II, which yields MHRVVVTGIGAITPIGSGPSGLYEGLRRGRSAVTRITRFDPSPFRSQVAAEVADFDPLAFMDARKARRLDRFAQFAVAAARQAVADAGLDLGRSDRDRCGCFIGAALGGGAFAEEQHAVFLREGLRKVRPTLALAVFSGSASCNIAIDLGLTGPTSANSDSCSSGAIAIGEAFRWIASGQADVMLAGGVECPLAPLIFGAFDLLGAMSARNDDPARACRPFDRDRDGFVMAEGAAILVLERLDHALRRGARIYGEVLGYGTTNDAHHMTAPLPSGAQAARAMRLALEEAGLRTEQVGYINAHASGTPLNDVVETRAIKAVFGAHAYRIPISGTKAMHGHSLGATGAIEAAICLLALHHGYLPPTLNLEEPDPECDLDYIPHEGRMARVDYALSNSFGFGGINACLVFGRSAPPARSSTSAQSFQSENPDDRVDCAD from the coding sequence ATGCACCGCGTGGTGGTCACGGGAATCGGCGCCATCACCCCCATCGGGTCGGGGCCGTCGGGGCTGTATGAGGGACTCCGCCGCGGGCGGTCGGCGGTCACCCGGATCACCCGTTTTGACCCCTCCCCGTTCCGCAGCCAGGTGGCCGCCGAGGTGGCCGACTTCGACCCGCTGGCCTTCATGGACGCCAGGAAGGCCCGCCGGCTGGACCGGTTCGCCCAGTTCGCCGTGGCGGCCGCCCGCCAGGCGGTCGCCGACGCCGGGCTGGACCTGGGCCGATCCGACCGAGACCGCTGCGGGTGCTTCATCGGTGCCGCCCTGGGCGGAGGAGCGTTTGCCGAAGAACAGCACGCGGTGTTCCTCCGGGAGGGCCTGCGCAAGGTCCGGCCCACTCTGGCCCTGGCCGTCTTCAGCGGGTCGGCCTCCTGCAACATCGCCATTGACCTGGGGCTGACCGGCCCCACCAGCGCCAACTCCGACAGCTGCAGCAGCGGCGCCATCGCCATCGGGGAGGCTTTCCGGTGGATCGCCTCCGGCCAGGCCGACGTGATGCTGGCCGGCGGCGTCGAGTGCCCCCTGGCACCGCTGATCTTCGGCGCCTTCGACCTGCTGGGCGCCATGTCCGCGCGCAACGACGACCCGGCGCGGGCCTGCCGGCCCTTCGACCGCGATCGGGACGGCTTCGTGATGGCCGAGGGAGCCGCCATTCTGGTCCTGGAGCGCCTGGACCACGCGCTGCGCAGGGGAGCCCGCATCTACGGCGAGGTCCTCGGCTATGGCACCACCAACGACGCCCATCACATGACCGCCCCGCTGCCCTCGGGCGCGCAGGCGGCCCGCGCGATGCGGCTGGCGCTGGAGGAAGCCGGCCTGCGGACCGAGCAGGTCGGGTACATCAACGCCCACGCCAGCGGCACCCCGCTCAACGACGTGGTGGAGACCCGCGCCATCAAGGCGGTCTTCGGCGCCCACGCCTACCGCATCCCCATCAGCGGCACCAAGGCCATGCACGGCCACAGCCTGGGGGCCACCGGGGCCATCGAGGCCGCCATCTGCCTGCTGGCCCTGCACCACGGCTACCTGCCCCCCACCCTCAACCTGGAGGAGCCCGACCCGGAGTGCGACCTGGACTACATCCCCCACGAAGGCCGCATGGCGCGGGTGGACTACGCCCTGAGCAACTCGTTCGGCTTCGGCGGCATCAACGCG